GAACTGTTTACTGCTTGGAATTATTACTGGAATACAGATAGTAAGTATAGATATTACTAGGGAATTCTACCTTCActgtaatgtttttaaacattcttGCACTAGTAAGTTATTATAGCTAAGTATTAGGAATGTCAGTAGACCAAAAACAATATAGAAAATACATTCCTATTATGTCTGCTAAATACAAGTGTGCTAAAAGATATGTCCTTTTGATTTGCCTGGTTTTGATAGttggaaatgaaatgtgaaattatAGTGCTCTTCAACCTGTCAGTCCTAGTTATTTAGTCtaacactgtatttttctatAGTTTGTACCTAGTAGAGATAGATATTGGCTCTACAATAGAACTTTGCTACTGTTGCAGAATTGTTGAAGACTTTATTAAATGCATTCTGCTCTAAAATTGATTCTGAAAAACTATTTGCTTTGATTAATGTAATATACTCTTCCGTTTACTTGTATGTTTGAAAACAATAGTATTTTAACATTGAAGTGACTTCACATGTATAGGTTAAATAATTCCATAAGCTCCAAGCTTGAAATTCAGAGCAGTAGCAGTACGTTATATTAGATTTAGTTCCAAGAGTTTATTGTTGTTGATAAAtctataaaattttaaattaaagttttcaTATCCCATatcttaaaatctgttttgacACTAAAAACTCTCCTTGGAGAATTATCTATAGCAAATTTAATACATtgtttattaatatattaaaatgtttcattgttTAATCAGTTCTTTGACATATTATTAAAGATACTACTTTACATCAATTTTTAGTTTCTGTTGTAGTTGTCTAAGTTTTCCGAAGCTTACTACTCACTGTAGCTTAcggaaaagaaaagcagtgttttgttttaatgtaaaaaactaaatatttactttattacCAAACTTTCTTGGATCTGAAGGTTCTGATCTAGAGCACTGTAGAAGTTGAATTAGGGTtggattattttcaaaatagactaaggaaaatgtttgctttgtaaAGAGCTATATTTAATATGACTAGTACTTGCTTCATGTAATATGCAGTGCCCGTGTATTCGATAGTGTTTTACATTTGTGTTCCTCTTGctacattttcatctttcaggTCACTTTTCATATTGAACCCTACAAAGATAGAGATGATCGCAGTATGTACCACAATGTCAAATACATCATTGACAAGTGAGTGCTTTCAGAGTAATGTCCTTTGGGGTTTGTTACATGCTGGTTTGAGGGACTTCTGTATATTATCTAAATCTTggaagaatatataaaaatgtgtacTGAGACTGAAGAAAACTATAAGAAACTGGTCATATTTCAGTGGTACAAAActcaaagtttattttttaaatactgaagcATGTATTTTACATAGATACTTAAATGTAAATTGCTTTCAACATTCATTAGTATCACACGTCATGATACTTcagataaaagcagttaaagtaTTAGCTACATGATATATAAattaaacatacatttttatagtGACAAACTAGCAGCTAGAGCTTTAACGTGTTGACCTCTAATGATTTTAATTCAGCTTGACAAATTCTGTATAGCTACTGGTTGTTTTGTTTATCAGTGCTACTTAGACTGTCTTACTTCATACTGAATTAGAGAATCGTCCTTTGGAGAAAACTAATACCTATAGCACAGTTTGACACTAAGTTACTGATTTGTAGTAATTTAAAGGTTCTTTGCAGGTTCATGATTTAATACTTCAGCAAACACTGGATTGAAAATGGATATGAATTGCTATGTTTTGAAGTGCATGcaactgtcttttaaaattagtttttagGGAAAGTCTTCAGCTCAGATtgtaaaacagtattttccaaaTGGCAAATTTTGTCTTAATGATACTTGTTTGCTTTATAGATATGGAGGCCATCCAGCCTTTTACAGGCATAAGACCAGCACAGGCAGATTTCTTCCCATGTTTTATGTTTATGATTCTTACGTAACAATTCCTGAAATATGGGCAAATCTGTTAACTGCTTCTGGATCCCAGACTATTCGAAATACTCCGTATGATGCGTTATTCATTGCACTTCTTGTAGAAGAAAGACATAAGCATGACATTCACAGAAGTGGCTTTGATGGAATGTACACGTACTTTGCCACCAATGGCTTCTCTTATGGCTCATCTCATCATAATTGGGCAAGTTTAAAAGCCTTTTGCGATAATAACAACTTAATGTTTATTCCAAGCGTGGGGCCAGGGTATATTGATACCAGTATCCGACCATGGAACAACCACAACACCCGTAATCGTGTCAATGGGAAGTACTATGAGACTGCCTTCAGCGCAGCCCTTTTGGTGCGaccagaaattatttctatcaCATCTTTTAATGAATGGCATGAGGGAACTCAAATTGAAAAAGCTGTCCCCAAACGGACTGGACAAGTGGTTTACCTTGATTATAAGCCCCACAAACCAAATGTTTACTTAGAGCTTACTCAGAAGTGGTCTGAGAAGtacagaaaagaacaagaacAGTGGCTTATGTGAGCTATTGCTGCTGCAGTCGTTTCCTAACGCATTGAATACATTGAGAAAGAAATcaagagctgaaaaatgtgtttattataGATATGTTCAAATTATTATATATCTTGAATGTATATGCACTACTActgaatttgaattttgaaaattaaaaagatgatgAGAATATCAACATTTCTGTCTTACTGGATATTGTAGTTCAAGAACATTCAGGGAAAAtggtgggggtttgtttgttttttaaacttcgTAATTTGCATGCTGAGCTTCTGGAACATCTGCATGGGATAACTCTACAtgaccaaacaaaacaagaatttGGCATAGTTACACTCCTTTTATTCTTGTAGTTGTGTTTCTAATCAAAGTGATGCTGTAATCTAGATTTTTCTCCACATAGCCTCCTGCAGGATGCATGTCTGTAGTACGTGGAATAATCTACATCTactatttttaatgctttgcaCACAAGTTCTTGATACATGACCAGCTTGTGGTAAAAACACTGACGAGGTGTGTGTGATGCAACACatgtgttttttgtttaaaaaaaaagaaagttttttgaAAGATTGTCTTCCAAAGAACTGCTGAAAGATTTCTAGTCTGCTTCCATTTGTTCTGTTCAGTATATGGTGCAGACTTTTGTGGATTACTGGATACTGGCCAGTAACATAGTTTTTTCTATGTTActttgagtttttaaaaaaaaaaattgtttgaaacTGAGAgtggaagagatttttctgagcgggaaaaacccctaaacatgcaaaaaataaactaaaacttCCATTGTTAACTGTTGTCTTCTAATTGACTGCAGAGACAGATCtagtgtgtttttaaaaaatgtttaaaaattctAAAGCTAATATCTTACTAGTCCTACAATACCCATTAGTTTAATTTGAAATCTgagatttctgtttttcatataGTTCATCTAGTTGTTCCAGGATTCAGGATAGTAGATACTAAAATCTCATTACTGTTCAGATAAGCTCCTCAGCAAtcctttttttggcattttcatACAACTTCATGGAAGACTCCTGAATTTTGGAATAGTAGAAGTTGCAGTGTTTTGAGTATTTGCAGCAATCTTTAATCTGTAGCAAAGTgacctttttatttgtttttttaattttatatacaaGGTGCTGATCCTGTGTTTTAGTTCATATGCTGGAACTGTTGTGACCGCTAGaattccattgatttcagcaggacCCATGAAAATTACACTGTTTACTTGGTTCTCTCAGTAATCTGTCCATGAGGTTGTAAGGTGAA
The DNA window shown above is from Grus americana isolate bGruAme1 chromosome 3, bGruAme1.mat, whole genome shotgun sequence and carries:
- the MANEA gene encoding glycoprotein endo-alpha-1,2-mannosidase — its product is MARFRRRTCIILLLFILFICSIMMALKTLRPDRAGFGDPFGLGLLPELQQRIVLLDNKQNSLNRVQGDTVTRVSNLHSITVNTMKASMAPVNKLEEELSSPNYNFHIFYYSWFGNPQFDGKYIHWNHPLLPHWDPKIANNYPKGRHNPPEDIGANFYPELGSYSSKDPSVIEAHMKQMRSASTGVIVLSWYPPGMADENGEPTDDLVPVILDYAHKYNLKVTFHIEPYKDRDDRSMYHNVKYIIDKYGGHPAFYRHKTSTGRFLPMFYVYDSYVTIPEIWANLLTASGSQTIRNTPYDALFIALLVEERHKHDIHRSGFDGMYTYFATNGFSYGSSHHNWASLKAFCDNNNLMFIPSVGPGYIDTSIRPWNNHNTRNRVNGKYYETAFSAALLVRPEIISITSFNEWHEGTQIEKAVPKRTGQVVYLDYKPHKPNVYLELTQKWSEKYRKEQEQWLM